One Amorphoplanes digitatis genomic window carries:
- a CDS encoding DUF1349 domain-containing protein, whose protein sequence is MSTVMSWLNEPPRWSDEDGVIRARTGPKTDFWRRTFYGYVTDNGHFYHRPVTGDFTAEVVVSAGHAALFDQAGLMLRADERNWLKTGLEVTSGAVQLSTVLTRDDHSDLSVVPLPGGGERPLRLTRFGSAVCVHRGAADGSWQLVRLGHLALPETIDVGVMCCSPEREGLEVAFRDLRIGEPIPREGLE, encoded by the coding sequence ATGTCGACGGTGATGTCCTGGCTCAACGAGCCTCCGCGGTGGTCCGATGAGGACGGTGTTATCCGGGCCCGCACGGGCCCGAAGACGGACTTCTGGCGCCGGACGTTCTACGGCTACGTCACCGACAACGGGCACTTCTACCACCGCCCGGTGACCGGTGACTTCACCGCCGAGGTGGTGGTGTCGGCCGGGCACGCGGCCCTGTTCGATCAGGCCGGCCTGATGCTGCGCGCCGACGAGCGCAACTGGCTGAAGACGGGGCTGGAGGTCACCTCCGGCGCGGTGCAGCTCAGCACCGTGCTCACCCGCGACGACCACTCCGACCTGTCCGTGGTCCCGCTGCCCGGCGGCGGCGAGCGGCCGCTGCGGCTGACCCGGTTCGGCTCTGCGGTGTGTGTGCACCGCGGCGCGGCGGACGGGTCCTGGCAGCTGGTCCGGCTCGGTCATCTGGCGCTGCCGGAGACGATCGACGTCGGCGTCATGTGCTGCTCCCCGGAGCGGGAGGGGCTGGAGGTCGCGTTCCGCGACCTCCGGATCGGTGAGCCGATCCCGCGCGAGGGCCTCGAGTGA
- a CDS encoding AraC family transcriptional regulator — MDGLSALLEGPRARGAFLVRCLMAAPWAIRMEDEVPISLTAVVRGTAWARPDGRPPLELTAGDVVVAIGREPWTLADRVTTPVTVTIRPGQQCYAPDGRGLSEEYDLGVRSWGNSLAGETVLLSGSYLVDGEVSGRLLRALPTLVVVTEKELGSPLLPLLATEIVRDDPGQNAVLDRLLDLLLIAVLRTWFSRPEAAAPGWYAAQGDPVVGPALRRLQADPGLPWTVATLAGTAAVSRATFARRFTETVGEPPMTFLTGWRLALAADLLTDPALTLEAIARRVGYSTAFALSSAFKRQYGVSPREYRP; from the coding sequence GTGGACGGACTCTCCGCGCTGCTCGAAGGTCCCCGCGCACGCGGCGCCTTCCTGGTGCGCTGCCTGATGGCGGCGCCGTGGGCGATCCGGATGGAGGACGAGGTCCCGATCAGCCTGACCGCCGTCGTACGCGGCACGGCATGGGCGCGCCCCGACGGGCGGCCACCGCTGGAGCTGACCGCCGGCGATGTCGTGGTCGCGATCGGCCGGGAACCCTGGACGCTCGCGGACCGCGTCACCACGCCCGTGACGGTGACCATCCGGCCCGGCCAGCAGTGCTACGCCCCCGACGGGCGCGGCCTGAGCGAGGAGTACGACCTCGGCGTGCGCAGCTGGGGCAACAGCCTCGCCGGCGAGACGGTGCTGCTCAGCGGCTCGTACCTGGTCGACGGCGAGGTCAGCGGGCGGCTGCTGCGCGCGCTGCCGACGCTCGTCGTCGTCACCGAGAAGGAGCTCGGCTCGCCGCTGCTCCCGCTGCTGGCGACCGAGATCGTCCGCGACGACCCCGGACAGAACGCCGTCCTGGACCGGCTGCTCGACCTGCTGCTCATCGCCGTACTGCGTACCTGGTTCTCGCGGCCCGAGGCCGCCGCGCCGGGCTGGTATGCCGCACAGGGCGACCCGGTCGTCGGGCCCGCGCTGCGCCGGCTCCAGGCCGACCCGGGCCTGCCCTGGACCGTCGCCACCCTGGCCGGCACGGCGGCCGTGTCACGCGCGACCTTCGCCCGCCGCTTCACCGAGACGGTCGGCGAACCGCCCATGACGTTTCTGACCGGCTGGCGACTCGCGCTCGCCGCCGACCTGCTCACCGATCCCGCCCTGACCCTGGAGGCGATCGCCCGCCGGGTCGGCTACAGCACGGCCTTCGCCCTCAGCTCCGCGTTCAAACGCCAGTACGGCGTCAGCCCGCGCGAGTACCGCCCCTGA
- a CDS encoding DUF4153 domain-containing protein: MTEPPPEQQHQTDPARPAAPGPHGDAAAAPVPAPQLLVMSPNDAIPSMPWPGPDGAPAWAIPVQVPSGTRGYALFIPMLPVQAPAPDGAGVPDPASVAVAEAGPVLTVSHPAPVKPDAAPIESGESDRVEASEPPPPVAPAPAAPTGGQVRPTRNTPHPPPQAVPLVAYTRYQPPPSRWQKFREKHWPGPAKAEGRAVPAAVLAAALGFVLFVPLNRTGIGWFLGWLVLTAGVVAAVRRTANLSRTEVWIRSGWAAAALALLLVLTFRNAWWLVTFSVIGALGCAALAIVGGQRVRSILFSLVAAPYAAFKGIPWVRRHLRASRNPGIARRVVFSVALTAVVLFVFGALLSSADVAFSTLLDKAVPTFHGGSIFKWIFLAVVGGLIAVAGTYTLSAPPATGSLDTEGRGRFGLVEWAPAASALVLLFAGFVAVQFTVLFGGDRHVLKTSGLSYAEYARSGFWQLVAVTLLSLALLAALARWARRDEPLERMLLRVLLGLLCGLSVVIVVSALSRMWAYQRVYSFTGERIFVMSSELLLGVVFILIAAAGVKWRGGWIPGATVGLAVLMLLGLAVLDPEGYAASRNAVRYEHTGKIDAWYLRALSADATPALTRLPDPVRRCTLSWIADDLKEPDPWYAWNLGRSRARAALERLGPGAVGTHADCRAADQYDLPKKRR, translated from the coding sequence ATGACCGAGCCGCCACCCGAGCAACAACACCAGACGGACCCGGCGCGACCCGCGGCGCCCGGCCCGCACGGTGACGCCGCCGCAGCACCCGTACCGGCACCACAACTGCTGGTCATGTCCCCGAACGACGCCATACCGTCGATGCCCTGGCCAGGACCGGACGGAGCGCCGGCCTGGGCGATCCCCGTCCAGGTTCCATCTGGTACGCGGGGATACGCGCTGTTCATACCCATGCTCCCGGTGCAGGCGCCCGCACCGGACGGCGCCGGCGTACCGGATCCCGCATCGGTGGCCGTCGCCGAGGCCGGGCCGGTACTCACTGTCAGTCACCCGGCTCCCGTCAAGCCCGACGCCGCCCCGATCGAATCGGGCGAATCCGACCGGGTCGAGGCGAGCGAGCCTCCGCCGCCGGTCGCCCCGGCCCCGGCCGCACCCACCGGCGGGCAGGTCCGGCCCACCCGGAACACCCCGCACCCTCCGCCGCAGGCTGTACCGCTCGTCGCGTACACCCGGTATCAGCCGCCGCCCTCGCGGTGGCAGAAGTTCCGCGAGAAGCACTGGCCCGGCCCGGCGAAGGCCGAGGGCCGGGCCGTGCCGGCCGCCGTGCTCGCCGCGGCGCTCGGCTTCGTGCTCTTCGTGCCGCTGAACCGGACCGGCATCGGCTGGTTCCTCGGCTGGCTCGTGCTGACGGCGGGCGTCGTGGCCGCGGTCCGGCGCACCGCGAACCTGTCGCGCACCGAGGTGTGGATCCGGTCCGGGTGGGCCGCGGCGGCGCTCGCCCTGCTCCTGGTCCTCACCTTCCGCAACGCGTGGTGGCTGGTGACCTTCAGCGTCATCGGCGCGCTCGGATGCGCGGCGCTGGCCATCGTGGGCGGCCAGCGCGTCCGGTCGATCCTGTTCAGCCTCGTGGCGGCGCCGTACGCCGCGTTCAAGGGCATCCCGTGGGTGCGCAGGCACCTGCGGGCGAGCCGCAACCCGGGAATCGCGCGGCGGGTCGTCTTCTCGGTCGCACTCACCGCCGTGGTGCTGTTCGTCTTCGGCGCGCTGCTGTCCTCGGCCGACGTCGCGTTCTCGACACTGCTCGACAAGGCCGTGCCTACCTTCCACGGCGGCTCGATCTTCAAATGGATCTTCCTGGCCGTGGTCGGCGGCCTGATCGCCGTGGCCGGCACCTACACGCTGTCGGCGCCGCCGGCGACCGGAAGCCTGGACACCGAGGGCCGGGGCCGGTTCGGCCTGGTCGAGTGGGCGCCGGCCGCCTCGGCGCTGGTCCTGCTCTTCGCCGGGTTCGTGGCGGTGCAGTTCACCGTGCTGTTCGGCGGGGACCGGCACGTGCTGAAGACGTCCGGACTCAGCTACGCGGAGTACGCCCGCAGCGGCTTCTGGCAGCTCGTCGCCGTGACGCTGCTGTCGCTGGCCCTGCTCGCCGCCCTCGCCCGCTGGGCCCGCCGGGACGAGCCGCTGGAGCGGATGCTGCTGCGCGTCCTGCTCGGACTGCTCTGCGGGCTGAGCGTCGTCATCGTGGTGTCGGCGCTGTCGCGGATGTGGGCGTACCAGAGGGTCTACAGCTTCACCGGCGAGCGCATCTTCGTGATGTCCTCCGAGCTGCTGCTCGGCGTCGTCTTCATCCTGATCGCGGCGGCCGGCGTCAAGTGGCGGGGCGGGTGGATCCCGGGCGCCACCGTCGGTCTCGCCGTGCTCATGCTGCTCGGCCTAGCGGTCCTGGACCCCGAGGGGTACGCGGCCAGCCGCAACGCCGTCCGTTACGAGCACACCGGCAAGATCGACGCCTGGTACCTGCGTGCCCTGTCCGCCGACGCGACGCCGGCGCTGACCCGCCTGCCCGACCCGGTACGCCGCTGCACGCTGAGCTGGATCGCCGACGACCTCAAGGAGCCCGACCCATGGTACGCGTGGAACCTCGGCCGTTCGCGGGCCCGGGCGGCACTGGAGCGCCTCGGCCCGGGCGCGGTCGGCACGCACGCCGACTGCCGCGCCGCCGACCAGTACGACCTGCCCAAGAAACGGCGCTGA
- a CDS encoding MFS transporter codes for MERSQAVNLSRREQPSVAVPLQIKQLTGSFLAVGLVGLVELVPAIVFGLWGGVLADAMSRRRLIIGSEMKLALLSIVLLVNALLPDPASRLWVLYMVAGLTAVFDGLQRPSLDALTPQIVRHDQLPAASALLSIRYTVGAILGPALAGLIGVRLPHRHLPVPRRRPGRRPGARAAVLRRRGRQPPGVADQRLVLPGAPARTAGPGRRRVDRGGGGGRRPCSRTTPAPIHM; via the coding sequence CTGGAGCGTAGCCAGGCAGTCAACCTCAGCCGGCGGGAGCAACCGTCTGTCGCGGTCCCCTTGCAGATCAAGCAGCTGACCGGTTCGTTTCTGGCGGTCGGCCTCGTCGGCCTGGTGGAGCTGGTGCCGGCGATCGTGTTCGGGCTGTGGGGTGGCGTGCTGGCCGACGCCATGAGCCGCCGCCGGTTGATCATCGGGTCCGAGATGAAGCTCGCGCTGCTCAGCATCGTGCTGCTGGTGAACGCGCTGCTGCCGGATCCCGCATCGAGGCTCTGGGTGCTCTACATGGTCGCCGGGCTGACCGCCGTCTTCGACGGCCTCCAGCGGCCGTCGCTGGACGCGCTGACACCGCAGATCGTCCGCCACGACCAGCTACCGGCCGCCAGCGCCCTGCTGTCGATCCGGTACACGGTCGGCGCCATCCTCGGCCCGGCGCTGGCCGGCCTGATCGGTGTTCGCCTTCCCCACCGCCATCTTCCCGTTCCTCGCCGACGACCTGGACGCCGACCGGGCGCTCGGGCTGCTGTACTCCGCCGGCGCGGTCGGCAGCCTCCTGGTGTCGCTGACCAGCGGCTGGTACTCCCGGGTGCACCGGCACGGACGGCTGGTCCTGGTCGCCGCCGCGTTGACCGGGGCGGCGGTGGCGGGCGCCGGCCATGCTCGCGTACGACGCCCGCACCGATCCACATGTGA
- a CDS encoding anthrone oxygenase family protein, which translates to MTETLRTPLLVTAIVAAGLQAGTYYVWACGVMPGLARADDHTFVTTLSHVNQAIVNPVFMLTFLGAPVLAAAAVATGTPAARPWLIAGLALSVATVAVTVLGNVPLNNALGKAAATTDADLAAVRAAFETAWVRWNVLRTLTSTAALAALGWAALRS; encoded by the coding sequence ATGACCGAAACCCTTCGCACCCCGCTGCTCGTGACCGCCATCGTCGCCGCCGGCCTCCAGGCCGGCACCTACTACGTGTGGGCCTGCGGTGTGATGCCCGGCCTCGCCCGGGCCGACGACCACACGTTCGTGACCACGCTGAGCCACGTGAACCAGGCCATCGTCAACCCGGTCTTCATGCTCACGTTCCTGGGCGCGCCGGTTCTGGCGGCGGCCGCCGTCGCGACTGGCACGCCGGCGGCCCGGCCGTGGCTGATCGCCGGCCTGGCGCTGAGCGTCGCCACGGTGGCGGTCACCGTCCTGGGCAACGTTCCGCTCAACAACGCGCTCGGCAAGGCCGCCGCGACGACGGACGCGGACCTCGCCGCCGTACGCGCCGCCTTCGAGACCGCCTGGGTGCGCTGGAACGTGCTCCGGACGCTGACCTCCACCGCGGCGCTGGCCGCACTCGGCTGGGCCGCGCTCCGGTCATGA
- a CDS encoding TrpB-like pyridoxal phosphate-dependent enzyme, producing MTDADNATKILLSESEMPRRWYNIVPDLPSPPPPVLHPGTLQPIGPDDLAPLFPMALIEQEMTAERYVDIPEEVLDVYRLWRPSPLFRARRLEKALGTPAKIYYKYEGVSPAGSHKPNTAVPQAFYNAAAGVRRLTTETGAGQWGTALAFAAAQFGLECEIWQVRASYDQKPYRKIMIETFGATVHPSPSELTEAGRAILATDPGSPGSLGIAISEAVEVAAHHPDTHYALGSVLNHVLLHQTIIGEEALLQLAKVGAAPDVIVGCTGGGSNFAGLAFPFLREKLAGRMSPTIRAVEPASCPSLTKGTYAYDFGDTAGMTPLMKMHTLGHDFIPHPIHAGGLRYHGMSPLLSHVYELGLIEAVAKTQRECFEAGVRFARSEGIIPAPEPTHALAACVEEALRCKETGEEKVILTALCGHGHLDLPAYGRFLANDMEDHELSEQAVKAALAGLPSVPA from the coding sequence ATGACTGATGCCGACAACGCCACCAAGATCTTGCTGTCCGAATCGGAGATGCCGCGCCGCTGGTACAACATCGTGCCCGATCTGCCCTCACCGCCACCGCCGGTGCTGCACCCCGGCACGCTCCAGCCGATCGGGCCGGACGACCTCGCGCCGCTGTTCCCGATGGCCCTCATCGAGCAGGAGATGACCGCGGAGCGCTACGTGGACATTCCGGAGGAGGTGCTCGACGTCTATCGCCTCTGGCGTCCGTCGCCGCTGTTCCGGGCGCGCCGGCTCGAGAAGGCGCTCGGCACCCCCGCGAAGATCTATTACAAGTACGAGGGTGTCTCGCCGGCCGGGTCGCACAAGCCCAACACCGCGGTGCCGCAGGCGTTCTACAACGCGGCCGCCGGGGTCCGCCGCCTCACCACGGAGACCGGCGCGGGCCAGTGGGGCACGGCCCTGGCGTTCGCCGCCGCACAGTTCGGCCTCGAGTGCGAGATCTGGCAGGTGCGCGCGTCTTACGACCAGAAGCCGTACCGGAAAATCATGATCGAGACCTTCGGTGCGACCGTCCATCCGTCGCCGTCGGAGCTCACCGAGGCCGGGCGCGCGATCCTCGCGACCGACCCGGGCTCGCCCGGGTCTCTCGGCATCGCGATCAGCGAGGCCGTCGAGGTGGCCGCGCATCATCCGGACACCCACTACGCGCTGGGCAGCGTGCTCAACCACGTGCTGCTGCACCAGACCATCATCGGCGAGGAGGCGCTGCTCCAGCTGGCCAAGGTCGGCGCCGCACCCGACGTGATCGTCGGCTGCACCGGCGGCGGCTCGAACTTCGCCGGCCTCGCGTTCCCGTTCCTGCGCGAGAAGCTCGCCGGGCGGATGTCGCCGACGATCCGCGCGGTCGAGCCGGCCTCCTGCCCGTCGTTGACCAAGGGCACCTACGCGTACGACTTCGGCGACACCGCCGGGATGACGCCCCTGATGAAGATGCACACGCTGGGCCACGACTTCATTCCCCACCCGATCCACGCCGGCGGCCTGCGCTACCACGGCATGTCGCCGCTGCTCTCACACGTGTACGAGCTCGGCCTGATCGAGGCCGTCGCCAAGACGCAGCGGGAGTGCTTCGAGGCGGGCGTGCGGTTCGCCCGCAGCGAGGGCATCATCCCCGCGCCCGAGCCGACGCACGCGCTCGCCGCCTGCGTCGAGGAGGCGCTGCGCTGCAAGGAGACCGGCGAGGAGAAGGTCATCCTCACCGCGCTGTGCGGGCACGGCCACCTGGACCTGCCCGCGTACGGGCGCTTCCTGGCCAATGACATGGAGGACCACGAGCTCTCCGAACAGGCCGTCAAGGCCGCACTCGCCGGCCTGCCCTCCGTGCCGGCCTAG
- a CDS encoding alpha/beta fold hydrolase, which yields MTAELRVLEGGGGDGPVLVLLHGLGATGDVWSGWSAPLRRHWPGRWIAPDLPGHGGSAPPAAYTFDGLADSVAGLITPDVPAVVLGHSLGGVVALALAARRPAEVRGVIGLGIKVAWSDEDLRRAQAMALRPRAWFPSRDEAAARYLRVAGLDGLLTAGDPAVTAGLVSRDGRWSLALDPAAFGVGRPDMPGLLAGCPAPVVLARGAGDPMNTDEQLAALGVPAVTLAGVAHNAHVQDPELVFQLLARVGCVEPGATGVAPGS from the coding sequence ATGACGGCTGAGCTGCGCGTTCTCGAGGGTGGCGGTGGCGACGGGCCGGTCCTGGTGCTGTTGCACGGGCTCGGCGCGACAGGTGACGTGTGGAGCGGCTGGTCGGCTCCACTGCGGCGGCACTGGCCGGGCCGGTGGATCGCGCCGGACCTGCCGGGTCACGGCGGCTCGGCGCCGCCGGCGGCGTACACGTTCGACGGCCTGGCCGACTCGGTGGCCGGGCTGATCACGCCGGACGTGCCCGCGGTCGTGCTCGGGCATTCGCTGGGCGGGGTGGTCGCGCTGGCGCTGGCCGCGCGGCGGCCGGCGGAGGTGCGCGGCGTCATCGGGCTCGGCATCAAGGTCGCGTGGAGCGACGAGGACCTGCGGCGGGCTCAGGCCATGGCACTTCGGCCCCGGGCGTGGTTCCCGTCGCGGGACGAGGCCGCCGCCCGCTACCTGCGGGTGGCCGGGCTGGACGGCCTGCTCACGGCCGGCGACCCGGCGGTAACCGCGGGGCTGGTGTCGCGGGACGGCCGGTGGAGCCTGGCGCTCGACCCGGCGGCCTTCGGCGTGGGCCGGCCGGACATGCCGGGGCTGCTGGCCGGGTGCCCGGCCCCAGTGGTGCTGGCCCGCGGCGCCGGCGATCCGATGAACACCGACGAGCAGCTTGCCGCGCTGGGCGTCCCGGCGGTCACGCTGGCCGGCGTCGCGCACAACGCGCACGTGCAGGACCCCGAGCTGGTGTTCCAGCTCCTCGCGCGGGTGGGATGCGTCGAGCCCGGCGCCACCGGGGTGGCGCCGGGCTCTTAG
- a CDS encoding histidine phosphatase family protein, with the protein MLFLVRHAMPVLDPEVPPEQWELDAAGRRGAESLRHVIPSDAVLVSSEEPKARQTLERTGHVCTDIRFNEVVRDEPFHGDFRGRRRAYLAGADHTGWEPRERVVERIDAGIKHWRTRAAARSLVVATHGMAMTLWLATVVDLADPTDFWADLRLPDVFEVDLAARTLNRVDSGRLFQVR; encoded by the coding sequence ATGCTGTTCCTCGTCCGGCACGCCATGCCCGTTCTCGATCCCGAAGTCCCACCGGAACAATGGGAGCTCGATGCCGCGGGGCGGCGAGGCGCTGAATCGCTCAGACACGTCATCCCGTCGGACGCCGTACTCGTCTCCAGCGAGGAGCCGAAAGCGCGCCAGACGCTGGAGCGGACCGGACACGTGTGCACCGACATCCGCTTCAACGAAGTCGTCCGTGACGAGCCCTTCCACGGAGACTTCCGAGGACGCAGGCGTGCCTACCTGGCCGGCGCCGACCACACCGGGTGGGAACCACGCGAGCGGGTCGTCGAACGAATCGACGCCGGGATCAAGCATTGGCGCACGCGCGCGGCCGCCCGATCGCTGGTCGTCGCCACCCACGGCATGGCCATGACCCTGTGGCTGGCCACCGTTGTCGACCTCGCCGACCCCACCGACTTCTGGGCCGACCTTCGCCTTCCGGACGTATTCGAGGTCGACCTGGCAGCCCGAACCCTGAACCGCGTCGACTCGGGCCGGCTCTTCCAGGTCCGTTGA